A single genomic interval of Macadamia integrifolia cultivar HAES 741 chromosome 6, SCU_Mint_v3, whole genome shotgun sequence harbors:
- the LOC122080652 gene encoding arogenate dehydratase 1-like, which translates to MQAITSSSSNTALKSLFGDHHHKPLARASKPYNPNHYWNTTRFIVQSISRPESSNNFAGGDGSVSGSGSGSGSGSGSGSTRRADWQSSCAILASKVASQQPNNETTGNAEITAVNGHKTLDLVPIGNLPKPLTITDLSPAPLHGSTLRVAYQGVPGAYSEAAAGKAYPNCEAIPCDQFEVAFSAVELWIADRAVLPVENSLGGSIHRNYDLLLRHRLHIVGEVQLPVHHCLLALPGVRKEYLTRVISHPQALAQCEHTLTKLGLNVIREAVDDTAGAAEYVAAKNLRDTGAIASTRAAELYGMQILADGIQDDSGNVTRFVMLAREPIIPRTDRPFKTSIVFAHDKGTSVLFKVLSAFAFRNISLTKIESRPHRNRPIRLVDDANVGTAKHFEYMFYVDFEASMADVRAQNALAEVQEFTSFLRVLGSYPMDMTPCSPSRSDSI; encoded by the coding sequence ATGCAGGCAATCACATCATCTTCCAGTAACACAGCCCTCAAATCTCTCTTCGGAGACCACCATCATAAGCCCTTAGCCAGGGCATCCAAGCCCTACAATCCCAATCACTACTGGAATACAACACGCTTTATAGTCCAAAGCATCTCCCGCCCTGAATCCTCCAACAACTTCGCTGGCGGCGATGGCTCAGTCTCAGGTTCAGGTTCAGGCTCAGGCTCAGGCTCAGGCTCAGGTTCAACTAGACGCGCTGATTGGCAGAGCTCTTGCGCCATCCTTGCCAGCAAAGTCGCCTCTCAGCAGCCAAACAACGAGACAACCGGCAACGCCGAAATCACTGCCGTTAACGGCCACAAAACTCTAGATCTGGTACCTATCGGTAATCTCCCCAAGCCCTTGACCATCACCGATCTCTCCCCTGCCCCTTTACATGGCTCCACGCTACGCGTAGCTTACCAAGGCGTCCCAGGCGCTTACAGCGAAGCTGCCGCCGGTAAAGCTTACCCCAACTGCGAAGCCATTCCCTGCGACCAATTCGAAGTGGCTTTCAGTGCGGTCGAGCTCTGGATCGCTGACAGAGCCGTCCTCCCTGTAGAAAACTCTCTCGGCGGCAGCATCCACCGGAACTACGACCTCCTCCTCCGCCACCGTCTCCACATCGTCGGAGAAGTCCAACTTCCAGTTCATCACTGCCTCTTAGCCTTACCTGGAGTAAGAAAAGAGTACTTGACACGTGTCATCAGCCACCCACAAGCTCTAGCCCAGTGCGAGCACACCCTCACCAAGCTGGGCTTAAACGTAATCCGTGAAGCCGTCGACGACACCGCCGGAGCGGCCGAATACGTGGCGGCGAAAAACTTGAGAGACACGGGGGCGATCGCAAGCACTCGGGCGGCGGAGCTGTACGGTATGCAGATCCTAGCCGATGGGATTCAAGATGACTCGGGGAACGTGACCCGGTTTGTTATGTTGGCTCGTGAACCAATCATTCCCCGGACGGACCGGCCATTTAAGACCAGTATCGTGTTCGCCCATGATAAAGGGACTTCGGTTCTGTTCAAGGTGTTATCGGCTTTTGCGTTTAGGAACATCAGTTTGACCAAGATTGAGAGTAGACCACATCGGAACCGTCCGATTAGGCTGGTGGATGATGCAAATGTTGGGACAGCGAAGCACTTTGAGTATAtgttttatgttgattttgaggCATCAATGGCTGACGTGAGGGCTCAGAATGCTTTGGCTGAAGTTCAGGAGTTCACGTCGTTTCTTAGGGTGTTGGGGAGTTATCCTATGGATATGACCCCTTGTTCCCCTTCTCGTTCAGATTCCATTTGA